In Macadamia integrifolia cultivar HAES 741 chromosome 13, SCU_Mint_v3, whole genome shotgun sequence, one DNA window encodes the following:
- the LOC122059735 gene encoding ATP-dependent zinc metalloprotease FTSH 2, chloroplastic, translated as MAALSACILANGLSTQSTKFSLTKNIYGRSLSPLPGIPSLVKASRSILVRASLDQRQIDGRRGFLKVLLGNAGLGLTSVLGAGNAYADDQGVSSSRMSYSRFLEYLDKDRVKKVDLFENGTIAIVEAVSPELGNRVQRVRVQLPGLSQELLQKFREKNIDFAAHSAQEDSGSLLFNLIGNLAFPLILIGGLFLLSRRSSGGMGGPGGPGFPLAFGQSKAKFQMEPNTGVTFDDVAGVDEAKQDFMEVVEFLKKPERFTAVGARIPKGVLLIGPPGTGKTLLAKAIAGEAGVPFFSISGSEFVEMFVGVGASRVRDLFKKAKENAPCIVFVDEIDAVGRQRGTGIGGGNDEREQTLNQLLTEMDGFEGNTGIIVIAATNRADILDSALLRPGRFDRQVTVDVPDVRGRTEILKVHASNKKFDGDISLDVIAMRTPGFSGADLANLLNEAAILAGRRGKTVISSKEIDDSIDRIVAGMEGTVMTDGKSKSLVAYHEVGHAICGTLTPGHDPVQKVTLIPRGQARGLTWFIPTDDPTLISKQQLFARIVGGLGGRAAEEVIFGEPEVTTGAAGDLQQITGLAKQMVTTFGMSEIGPWSLMDSSGQNADVIMRMMARNSMSEKLAEDIDAAIKQLSDSAYEIALSHIRNNREAMDKIVEVLLEKETMSGDEFRAILSEFVEIPAENKVSPGVPTPVTV; from the exons ATGGCTGCGTTGTCGGCATGCATTCTTGCGAATGGCTTGTCTACTCAAAGTACTAAATTTAGTCTGACCAAAAATATCTATGGAAGGAGTTTGTCTCCTTTGCCTGGCATCCCCTCATTGGTCAAGGCATCCAGATCGATCCTGGTAAGAGCATCTTTGGATCAGAGGCAGATTGATGGAAGGAGAGGCTTTCTGAAAGTCTTGCTTGGAAATGCTGGACTGGGTTTAACTTCTGTGCTGGGTGCTGGGAATGCTTATGCAGACGACCAAGGTGTATCGTCCTCACGGATGTCTTACTCGAGGTTCTTGGAGTATTTAGATAAGGATAGGGTGAAGAAAGTAGATCTATTTGAGAATGGTACCATTGCCATTGTCGAGGCTGTTTCACCTGAGTTGGGTAACCGTGTGCAGCGAGTGCGAGTGCAGCTTCCTGGACTCAGCCAGGAGCTCCTTCAGAAATTCAGAGAGAAGAACATTGATTTCGCTGCACATAGCGCTCAAGAAGATTCTGGTTCCCTTTTGTTCAACTTGATTGGGAATTTGGCTTTCCCACTTATCCTTATTGGAGGTTTGTTCCTTCTGTCAAGGCGTTCATCGGGGGGAATGGGTGGGCCTGGAGGCCCTGGCTTCCCTCTTGCCTTTGGCCAATCCAAAGCCAAGTTCCAAATGGAACCAAACACTGGTGTGACCTTTGATGATGTTGCTGGAGTAGATGAAGCAAAGCAGGATTTTATGGAAGTAGTGGAGTTTCTGAAGAAGCCAGAGAGGTTCACTGCTGTTGGTGCACGCATTCCTAAAGGTGTTCTTCTTATTGGTCCTCCAGGAACTGGAAAGACTTTGCTTGCCAAAGCAATTGCTGGTGAAGCAGGTGTCCCATTTTTCTCCATTTCAGGATCTGAATTTGTTGAGATGTTTGTTGGTGTTGGTGCTTCCCGAGTACGTGATCTCTTCAAAAAAGCCAAGGAGAATGctccttgcattgtctttgtggATGAAATTGATGCAGTTGGTCGGCAAAGAGGAACTGGAATTGGAGGTGGTAACGATGAAAGGGAGCAGACCCTTAATCAGCTTTTGACTGAAATGGATGGTTTTGAGGGCAACACTGGTATCATTGTGATTGCGGCAACTAATCGTGCTGACATTCTTGACTCTGCCTTGCTGAGGCCTGGACGCTTTGATAGACAG GTGACTGTTGATGTTCCAGATGTTCGTGGACGGACAGAAATCTTAAAGGTGCATGCCAGCAATAAGAAGTTTGATGGGgatatttctcttgatgtgATAGCCATGAGAACGCCTGGTTTTAGTGGTGCAGATCTTGCGAACCTCTTAAATGAGGCTGCTATATTGGCCGGTCGTCGGGGAAAGACTGTGATATCATCTAAAGAGATTGATGACTCAATTGATAGGATTGTGGCTGGAATGGAGGGGACAGTTATGACGGATGGGAAGAGCAAAAGCTTGGTGGCATACCATGAAGTTGGCCATGCCATTTGTGG AACTTTGACACCGGGACATGATCCTGTTCAAAAGGTCACACTAATCCCACGTGGCCAAGCACGGGGCCTTACATGGTTCATCCCTACAGATGATCCAACCCTGATCTCGAAGCAGCAATTATTTGCAAGAATTGTAGGTGGACTTGGTGGGAGAGCTGCTGAGGAAGTGATATTTGGCGAGCCTGAAGTGACCACAGGTGCAGCCGGAGACTTGCAGCAGATTACTGGTTTGGCGAAGCAG ATGGTAACTACATTTGGGATGTCTGAAATTGGGCCCTGGTCACTAATGGACTCATCAGGACAAAATGCAGATGTTATAATGAGAATGATGGCTAGGAATTCAATGTCAGAGAAACTTGCAGAAGACATTGATGCTGCTATCAAGCAACTCTCAGACAGTGCATATGAGATTGCTTTGAGTCACATACGGAACAACCGTGAGGCTATGGACAAGATTGTGGAGGTCCTCCTTGAGAAGGAAACAATGAGTGGGGACGAATTCCGAGCAATTCTTTCAGAGTTTGTCGAAATTCCTGCTGAAAATAAGGTCTCTCCTGGAGTACCGACTCCTGTTACTGTATAA
- the LOC122059680 gene encoding ER lumen protein-retaining receptor A → MNIFRFVGDVMHLISILILLLKIYATKSCSGISLKTQELYAIVFLARYLDLFTDFISVYNTVMKLVFIASSLAIVWCMRSHRVVKRSYDKELDTFRHYFLVLACFILGLLVHEKFTFQEVLWAFSIYLEAVAILPQLVLLQRSGNVDNLTGQYVFFLGAYRGFYILNWIYRYFTELHFSRWLSAISGLVQTALYADFFYYYFMSWKNSAKLQLPA, encoded by the exons ATGAATATCTTTCGATTTGTAGGCGACGTTATGCATTTGATCAGTATTTTGATACTGCTCCTCAAAATCTATGCCACCAAATCATGTTCAG GGATTTCTCTCAAAACGCAGGAGCTTTACGCGATTGTATTTCTGGCTCGGTACCTGGATCTTTTCACggattttatttctgtttataATACTGTGATGAAGCTGGTATTCATAGCGAGTTCTCTTGCGATCGTGTGGTGTATGCGGAGTCATCGTGTCGTTAAGCGTTCTTATGACAAAGAGCTGGACACCTTCCGccattattttcttgttttggcATGCTTTATCTTAGGGCTTCTCGTTCATGAGAAGTTCACATTTCAAGAG gttttatgGGCATTCTCTATATATTTGGAAGCAGTTGCAATTCTTCCACAGCTGGTTTTGCTGCAGAGAAGTGGAAATGTGGACAATTTGACGGGTCAATATGTCTTCTTCCTGGG GGCTTATCGTGGGTTCTACATCCTTAATTGGATCTACCGTTACTTCACAGAGCTACATTTCAGTCGATGGCTAT CCGCGATATCTGGTCTTGTCCAGACAGCTCTTTATGCTGATTTTTTCTATTACTACTTCATGAG CTGGAAGAACAGTGCAAAGCTTCAGCTGC